CATCAAGGCGACCGGCTTCCACGTCCAGGTAGATTTCGTTCTGCGAACCGTAAGGAACGACGACTGCACCTTTAGGTGCCAGCACTTCCTTGGCGAAACGGTCGTGGATCGAACCACGCTGTACGCCGATTTTCTTGCCCTTGAGCTCGTCAAGGTTGTCGCCGACCACAGTACCTTCCTTCATCACCAGGCGTGCCGGGGTCAGGTAGTACTTGTTGGTGAAGTCGACAGACTTCTTGCGGTCGTCGGTGATGGACATCGAGGACAGGATCGCGTCGATCTTGCGTACTTTAAGCGCAGGGATCAGGCCGTCGAACTCTTGCTCGACCCACACACACTTGACCTGCATCTGCTCGCACAGTGCGTTACCGATGTCATAGTCAAAACCCACGATACTGCCATCCGGGGCCTTGGAAGCGAACGGAGGGTACGCCGCTTCAATACCAATCTTCAGAGGTTTGTCAGCAGCAAAAGCCTGCACGGACAGCACGGACAGTGCCAGGGCGCCAAGAAGCACGAGTTTCTTCATCTTAGGACTCCATCGGTAAAGGGCAATAAATGCAGAGTGAGCCTGAGCCCAATATGCGGAGGTTAAACCGGGAATGCGGCGCCACGTCCTACTGGCGTTGCGCTGGGTTCAGCACAACAACGACGAGCGAGTGATCGGCATTCTAACGACAGGCTTCAAGCCGTTATTTCTTCAATGCGACAACTAATTACAGATGCACCGAAAAAGGCGACCCTAGGCATTGACAGCCCTTCAAATTAATGCAATAGCAAAAGACATAGAACCTATATGAGTTGCAAATAGCGGGCCTATTATTCGCAAACCCTTCTATTCCGGCAAGTGTAGCGTTTCATCTTATTTTCTCAGGGCTAAAAAAGCGCTCTAAAACGGCGCTCTTGGTGTCACAAAGCCCCACTTTGGCGCATCCGGTTACAAACCCGGTAACACTTCCCCCCGCCCACAAAAAACCCCGCCCGGCAATGCCGGGCGGGGTTCAATGACGCTCATGAGGCGTTATGCGCCCTGCATGCTCTTGTGGGTTTCGATCAAATGCTGCACCACTCCCGGATCGGCCAGGGTTGAGATATCACCCAGACCATCGTATTCGCCGGTGGCAATCTTGCGCAGGATACGGCGCATGATTTTGCCCGAGCGGGTTTTCGGCAGGCCCGGTGCCCACTGGATGACATCCGGCGAGGCGATCGGGCCGATTTCCTTACGTACCCAGTTTTTCAACTCAAGGCGCAGCGCCTCACTCGGCTCTTCGCCACCATTGAGGGTGACGTAGACATAGATGCCCTGCCCCTTGATGTCATGCGGCACGCCAACCACTGCCGCTTCAGCGACTTTAGGATGCGCAACCATCGCACTTTCAATTTCAGCCGTACCCATACGATGGCCGGACACGTTAAGCACGTCATCCACACGGCCGGTGATCCAGTAGTAACCGTCTTCGTCGCGACGCGCGCCGTCACCGGTGAAGTACATGCCACGGAAAGTCTTGAAGTAGGTGTCGACGAACCGGTCGTGATCGCCATACAAGGTACGCGCCTGCCCCGGCCACGAATCGAGAATCACCAGGTTGCCTTCGGCAGCGCCCTCTATGAGATTGCCCAAATTATCCACCAGCCCCGGCACCACGCCGAAAAACGGGCGGGCAGCCGAGCCCGGCTTGAGTGCGTGCGCGCCCGGCAGCGGGCTCATCATGCAAGCACCGGTCTCGGTCTGCCACCAGGTATCCACGATAGGGCAACGTTCCTTGCCGACCGTTGTGTAGTACCAGTTCCAGGCTTCGGGGTTGATCGGCTCACCCACCGAACCCAGCAAGCGCAAGCTGGAGCCATCGGCATCTTTAACCGCGGCCTGACCTTCGGCCATCATGGCGCGAATGGCGGTAGGCGCGGTGTAGAGGATGTTGACCTTGTGCTTGTCGACGATTTTCGACACCCGGGTGATGTCCGGATAGTTCGGCACGCCTTCAAACAACAAGGTGGTCGCGCCATTGGCCAGCGGCCCGTACACAATATAGGTGTGACCGGTCACCCAGCCCACATCGGCCGTGCACCAGTAAACCTCGCCCGGACGGTAGTCGAACACGCGTTCGTGGGTCAGCGCCGCATACAGCAGATAACCGCCAGTGGTGTGCTGAACGCCCTTGGGCTTGCCGGTTGAGCCAGAGGTATAAAGGATGAACAGCGCTTCTTCGGCGCCCATCTCTTTCGGAGCGCAGTGCTTCGAAGCAACGGCCATCAAGTCGTGGTACCAGATATCACGGTGCTTGTACCAGGCGATGTCGCCACCGGTGCGCTTGAACACAATGATCTTCTGCACGCTCGAGGTGTCAGGGTTGGTCAATGCCACATCGACATTGGCCTTGAGCGGTGTGCGTTTGCCGCCACGCAGGCCTTCGTCGGCAGTGATCACCACCTTGGATTTGCAGTCGATGATCCGCCCGGCCAGCGCTTCAGGCGAGAAGCCGCCGAACACCACCGAGTGAATCGCGCCGATCCGGGTACAGGCCAGCATGGCAACCACGGCCTCAGGCACCATCGGCATATAGATAGTGACGACGTCACCACGGTGCACATCCTGACCGCGCAAGGCGTTGGCCAGCTTGCACACTTCTTCGTGCAGTTCGCGGTAGGTAATGTTGCGCTGCTCGGAAGGGTCATCCCCTTCCCAGATAATTGCTACCTGGTCGCCGCGCTCGGCAAGGTGGCGGTCCAGGCAGTTATAGGAAACGTTGAGAGTGCCGTCCGCGAACCATTTGATGTCGACATGATGGTCGTCGAAGGAGGTCTGCTTGACGGTGGTGAAAGGCTTGATCCAGTCGAGACGCTTTGCTTGCTCGCGCCAGAAGCCATCGGGGTTGACGACGGACTGCTGGTACATCGCCTTGTAGGTCGCCTCATCGGTCAGCGTATTGGCTGCAACTTCAGGGCGTACGGGATACAGGGAAGCGGCACTCATGTTTCATACCTCAATGCTTGTAGTTGTTGTTTTATGACCCTGTTTTAGCCGGGCCAAGCCGTTAGATCCATTCGACGTTGGTAGTAAGAAACACGCAAGAAAATCATGGTTTTTCTGTGCAAGGCTCAAGATCAATGCTTACAGCGATTCGCCCTACAGCTCAGGCCGTGCAAACGCTGCAAATGAGCCAGGTTTTCGTCGATTGTTGCAAAAAATGCCAACAGTCTTTATCAAAAGTCCCTCTATATGCCGGTGCAGCGCAGGCCTAAAATTCATCTCGCCAACCAAGGCACCGCGATTAACCCAAGTTACAGCCCCCACGAAGGCAAGTTTAGTCGCTCTTCATTACTCAGTTTCACACACAGCCTCACAAGGGCTGTGTGACCCCACTCGACCTAAAACAGGTAATTTTGAAATGAAAGCGTTGTTAGTTCTGGCCCTCAGCAGTGTGTGTTTAACCGCCCTGGCTGATGAAGTGAACACTCAAGTTCCCCGCCAGCAACCTGCCGTTGAACAGTATTCTTATTCTTCTGAACTGGATATCGCCAAAGTGATTTCCATGAGCGAGATCCCCAGCGTCTGCGAGGTCGTGCCGGCTCAAATGGTCTACGAAGACTCCCAGGGCATGCAGCACACCCTTGAATACCGCGTGATGGGCAACGGCTGCTCCAACGGCTGATTGAAGTTCTGCGGTTTATTCCAGCCCTCAATCCTCACACTTGTTTAAGCGATCCAACGCGGCGCTTATTTGCAACTTTCATCGTCACTTGATCACCGTTGAACAGTTGCCCGCCTGCGCTTATATCGCCCGGGAATCATTAAATGAAACGCTCATTGATAATGGCTTTAAGTTTGTCCGTTCTGGCCAGCGCTGCTTTTGCCGCTGACGGTTATGACCGTACGCATTCGGCGGGTTTTGCCGAAGACGGCTACGACAGCACCCGCTCGGCCGCCTTTGCCGAAGACGGTTACGACAGCACCCGCTCGGCCACCTTTGCCGAAGACGGTTACGACAGCACCCGCTCGGCCACCTTTGCCGAAGACGGTTACGACAGCACCCGCTCGGCCACCTTTGCCGAAGACGGTTACGACAGCACCCGCTCGGCCACCTTTGCCGAAGACGGTTACGACAGCACCCGCTCGGCCACCTTTGCCGAAGACGGTTACGATCGTACCAACGGCCATCGACTCAGCTGACACCGCATCAACTCGACGCCTGGTTTCGGCCGGGCTTGATCTGCCCCGCACCAAATTCCGCCACATCCCCGCTCACGCCACAGGTCATTTGACGTCGCTGGCCCACGGTAAAAAAACTTCTGCACCGGCAAACCCTCGCTCAGCCGCAGCCCTGCGTAAGTCCAGGACAAATTTAGGGCGTTTCGTCGCATGCCCTGAAAAAATACTGGCTGAAATACCTTGTGCAAAAGCCGTATACTGCGCCCATCAAAAAGGCTTGATATATCCCCTTGGCGGGCTATAAACCCACGCTGATACGACCTCAAGGTCCAGAGCGAGCGCAGGTAAAACCTGCCCCTCTGAGCGACAGCGGGACAAGCCCACGAATACATTCATGTTTTTGCGTGAGCACAACGCTACTGCAAGCAACATTTCTTAGATCCAAGTGGCCTATGGCCGTGTAAAAACCAAACCATAAGTGTTTTCACACGGGCCTGGGCCCTCACGCAGGAGACGACACGTCATGCTGAGCTGGGACGAATTCGACAAAGAAGACGAAGGCGAAGTCGCTGTTAAAGGCGCCAACGCTGGCCACGCAACCGAAGCCAACATGGACCGCCTCGACGCCGCCGGCGGTGTTGCCGCGCAGGAAGCACGTGCCGTTACGGCTACAGATTCGGCCGCGATCATTCGCGCCAAGGCTGCTCTGGACGATCTCGACGTCGCTGAAGGTCTGGCCGAACTCGAAGGCGCTTCCGCCCGAGTTGCGGTTGACGAAAAGATGATGATCAACTGCCGTGCCGACCTCAACCAGCTCGTACCGTTCAAGTACGACTGGGCCTGGCAGAAGTACCTGGACGGCTGCGCAAACCACTGGATGCCGCAAGAAGTCAACATGACCGCCGACATCGCCCTCTGGAAAAACCCGGAAGGCCTGACTGACGACGAGCGCCGCATCGTGATGCGCAACCTGGGCTTCTTCTCTACCGCCGACTCCCTGGTTGCCAACAACCTGGTGCTGGCCGTATACCGCCTGATCACCAACCCGGAATGCCGCCAGTACATCCTGCGCCAGGCATTCGAAGAGGCGATCCACACCCACGCCTACCAGTACTGCATCGAATCGCTGGCCATGGATGAAGGCGAGATCTTCAACATGTACCACGAGATCCCGTCGGTCGCTAAAAAAGCCACCTGGGGCCTGAAGTACACCCGTTCGATCTCCGACCCGAAGTTCGAAACCGGCACGGTTGAAACCGACAAAGAGCTGCTGCGCAACCTGATCGCCTACTACTGCGTTCTGGAAGGCATCTTCTTCTACTGCGGCTTCACCCAGATCCTGTCGATGGGTCGTCGCAACAAAATGACCGGTGTCGCCGAGCAGTTCCAGTACATCCTGCGCGACGAATCCATGCACCTGAACTTCGGCATCGACGTGATCAACCAGATCAAAATCGAAAACCCGCACCTGTGGGACGCTGAAATGAAGGAAGAAGCTTCGCAGATGATCCTGCAAGGCACACAGCTGGAAATCGAATACGCTCGCGACACCATGCCGCGCGGCGTACTGGGCATGAACGCCGCGATGATGGAGGACTACCTCAAGTTCATCGCCAACCGTCGCCTGTCGCAAATCGGCCTGAAAGAAGAATACCCGGGCACCACTAACCCGTTCCCATGGATGAGCGAAATCATGGACTTGAAGAAAGAGAAAAACTTCTTCGAAACGCGGGTTATTGAATACCAAACCGGCGGTGCGTTGAGCTGGGATTGATACGGGGACTTGATATAAGTCGTACGTAGCAAACAAAAAGGGCCAACAATTGTTGGCCCTTTTTTTGTGCAAAACAGTATAAGCCCGCGCAAATGAAAGTTAGGGCGGTACTGAAGCGGCATCTATCTGTCATTAACAACCGAGCGCTTTTACAGGACGGCGGGCGAGTGAAGTAAATAAAACACAGATCTAGATGATTGTAATAACCATTAAGATTATTTGACTTGTGTTCCAATCTTCAATGTTTCCTGCCTTGCAATGCACTCGCATCTTGGGAATAATGCCGCCCCTCGTCATTGGGGAGTAGCTATCTTCAGCCACACGGCTGAGGAAATCATGTCAACACACTTGAAGTCTCTTACTTCATGGCATGATTGGCACCTTCGGAACCAGCCGATGTTGCCCAGCAAGACCTTTGGCCACTGCGTGTTTACCGACCGGGTAAGCCACGTCGTGTGCCATTGGAATTTTGCTTGCCCGGTCTGTGTCTCCCATGCTCCTGACCTTGGTTCTCTTTTTTCTCTCCGCTATTACCATCTATCTGTCATGCGAATATTTCGTTAACGGTATTGAATGGTGTGGCCGTCACATGAATCTCGGCGCCACAGCTGTAGGCACCGTACTGGCCGCATTTGGTACAGCCCTGCCTGAAACCGCAGTGACGTTTACAGCCGTCGTGTTTGGATCAACCCCCGAGCAGAAAGACATCGGAGTAGGCGCTGCCATGGGCGGCCCGTTGGTTCTCGCGACAGTCGCTTATGGCGTCGTGGGCTTTGCGCTATGGATGAATCGCCGCAAACTGAATCGAGGCGACTCAGTCATTCGCGTGGATCACAAAGGCCTGGCGAAAGATCAGTTGGCGTTTTTGGCTGTGTTCGTCGTAAAAGTAGGCTTGGGTCTCGTAGCCTTTGCCATCAAGCCCTGGCTTGGGATCTTGTTCCTGGCGACCTACGGCCTCTACGTCTGGCGCGAGATCGTCAGCGCGGATACAGCCCCCGAAGAGGAGGAGCTGGAACCCCTCAAGCTGAGGCCGAAAAATGCATCGATGGGCTGGGCCGGGCTACAAACGGTTATAGCGCTCTGCGTGATTGGCGCAGCGTCACATGTATTTGTCTCCCAACTGGAGAGCATAGGCATTCTCTTCGGCCTGTCCCCCCACATGGTCGCGCTGCTGCTTAGCCCCGTAGCGACCGAACTTCCTGAGATCATGAATGCCTTGATCTGGGTTCGCCAGGGCAAAGAGAGACTGGCCTTGGCCAATATTTCTGGAGCGATGATGATCCAGGCGACCATCCCCAGTTCGCTCGGTTTGTTCTTCACTCCGTGGATGTTAGACACCCCTCTGCTGATTGCCGGCGCCATAACGGCACTTGCTGTACTCATGCTCTGGCTACTATTTCGACGCGGCAATGTTGAAGCCAAAAGCTTGATGGCAATCGCTCTCCTGTACTGCGGTTTCGCGGGTTACGTGGCATGGCACTTCATGCATTGATGCCTTTCTTTTTCCATGTGGGACAACAAGTCAGCTGAAGGCAAAAGCCTGAGAGCCTCCGCGGATGGCGTGAGTAACGGGAGCCAGTTCTCCGGTCGGGACTCATCAAAAAACGAGTTTGATCCACGCTAAAAATAACTGTATAAAAACACAGTATATTTTCAAGCACTGACTCAGCCCTGGAGAACCCCCATGCCTCATTCAGCCATGCGCAGTACGTTTGAACGCATCGTCATTAATCAATTTACCCCGCTGCACTGCGCGCAAGCCCGTGAAATGCTTGGCTGGAGCCTTGATTGCCTGAGTGAGCAGTCCGGAGTTTCAGTTCCCGCGATCGAACGCTTTGAGGCTAAAGAACCCGTGCGCGATGTCACCCGTCTGGCCCTTGCGTACAGCCTGGAAGCTCAAGGGCTGGTGTTCTTTCCCGGGTTTTCGCCCGGTCGCGGAGGCAATGTTCGCGGCACCACGCCAGACCCGATGGGCCGCGAAGACTTTGCCCTGATCGAGTAAAAAAATGACCTATTGACCTGAAGCTTGCACCTCAAGCCACCAGGCACGCCCCTTGTGAGGCTGCGCCAGGTTGAAAGCCTCTCCCATTTGTGGCGTTGTAATGAGTACATTGCGTTGCTCTGCCAACGCCACAATGCGGTCAAACGGCTCGGACCAGGCATGGAAAGCCAGATCAAAGGTCCCGTTGTGAATCGGCATTAACCAGCGTCCATTGAGGTCGATATGAGCTTGCAGGCTGTGCTCGGGCTGCATGTGCACATGCGGCCAATCGACGTTGTAGGCTCCCGTCTCCATCAGAGTCAGGTCAAATGGCCCAAACTGCTCACCGATCAGTTTGAAGCCGTCGAAGTACCCCGAGTCTCCACTGAAGAAAATTCGAACTTCGTCAATGATCATCACCCAGGATGCCCAAAGCGTCTGGTTGTGATCAAACAGGCCCCGGCCTGAGAAGTGCTGGGACGGGGTAGCGATAAAACGAATGCCTGCAACATGGGTGTCTTGCCACCATTCCAGTTGCTGGACTTTGCCGGCCTCGACTCCCCACTTGATAAGCAGGTCGCCTACTCCCAGCGGCGCCAAAAAATGCTGTGTTTTGGCCGCCAGCTGCAACACGGTTTTTTGGTCCAGGTGGTCGTAGTGATTATGGGAAAGAATCACGGCCTCCAAAGGTGGAAGCTCATCAAGGCTGATGGGGGGTGCATGAAAACGCTTGGGGCCAACCCACTGCAGCGGTGAGGCGCGCTCTGCGTAGACCGGATCGGTCAGCCAGTACTTGCCATTGAGCTTGAGCAGCAAGGTCGAATGGCCTAATCGATACACGCTGAAGTCCGGTGCTGCATCCAACTGTTCACGGGTGACCGACTTGACCGGAACCACGCCTGTTGGACGTGTGCTCGCCGGCTTTTGAAAAAGCATTTTCCAAAAAATACCCAAGGTCTTGCCAAGACTGGAAGACGGCCTGGCGCCATCATTTCTAAATGCACCTTGATAACGCTCAGCGGGTTTAGGCCGCTCAGCACTGCGTGAATCGAGTGCCATGGCTTGAAGGCTCCAGTGAAAAAAAGATTATTGTCTTGCTTTTATACCTGTTAGAGGTTGATCGTCATTCTATAAGAACTAACAGCGGCAACAGACATTGTCACGGACGCAGATTCGCCCTCGGCTTAATAGAGCTAGTCTAGAACCATAACCGTTACAGAATTTTGCGGGATATGTGCGATGTATTCTCGACAACGCGGGCCAGCAAGCAAACAATCGGCAGTCCGGGTACCCAGCAGTATCCGGGCTCATAGCCTAAACATCTCGCGCAGATAACCATGGACAATAAAAGAGGCAAAGGGCTGTCGTTTGCCAGGCGCATTTATGCGCCACGAGCCATAGGTTCAGGGTTTGGCGGTCTGAGTTTGATAGCGGCTTTGCACCCTCTCGACAGGCCCATGTGGCTATGGGGGCTGCTGCTGCTCAATGCGCTTGTATGGCCGCACCTTGCATTTCAGCTGTCTTCGCGCGCGGCTTATCCGTATCAAACTGAGCGGCGCAACATCCTGATCGATTCGCTGTGTGGGGGGTTCTGGGCGGCAACCATCCAGTTCAACGCACTGCCAACCGTGATCATTGTGTCCATGATGATGATGCATAACGTCTCGGCCGCAGGGCCCAGGTTTCTCTTGTACGGAGTGCTGGCGCAATTGGCGGGGGTCTTCATTTCGCTCCTGATTTTTGGGGCAGCCTTCACGCCCGCCACCACCAGCCTGCAAGTCTATGCCTGCTTACCGGTGCTGATTCTTTATCCTTTATCTGTAGGCATGGTCAGCTATCGTCTGGCGATAACACTGGCCGAGCATAAACGCGCACTGAGCACCCTCAGCCGCACCGACAGCCTGACCGGGCTGCTCAATCACGGCTCATGGAAAGACCTGCTGCAACTGAGCTTCCTGCAGAGCCGCGAGAGTCATTCACCCGCCACTCTGGCCCTGATTGATATCGACCATTTCAAGCAGATCAATGACACCTATGGGCATATCGTCGGTGACTGTGTATTGCGCCAACTCAGCAAGGAGCTCAAGGACAGCTTGCGCGCTCAGGACCTGGCTGGCCGATATGGCGGCGATGAATTCTGCGTCATCCTGCCCAATCGCTCACTGCATCAGGCCCAGGAGATCATGGAGCAACTGCGCCAGGTATTTTGCAACTACCAACACGCTGACGAGCCCCAGTTGCAGATAAGCGTAAGCCTGAGCATTGGACTGGCCTCCTGCCGACCCGAGTTCCAAAACGCCTCTACCTGGCTGAACGAAGCCGATAAAGCACTGTACGTCGCAAAAAATACTGGCCGTAACAAAATCAGCATCGGGGCCGCAGACACACTTCCTGAGTCAGTTTTGAGCCGCAGCCCGGAGTAGCCCCTCAAGCATCCGAGATGAGAAGAAAACCCCATGGCCCCAGAAAAAAAACACACCACAGCCAAAGCACCCTCACAGAAAGTTGACCACTTGCGCTTTCATCGGGCCTACGAACATTTGGCGCCGACCTTCGGCAGTGACCGTTTCGCCTTGCAGGCAGAAGCCTTTGCCCGCTTTTTTGGCACGCCGACCTTTCTCGGCGCACAAACCCTGATCGTGGTGATCTGGGTGTGCCTGAACCTGTTTGGCGTGACGCACTTTGATATTTACCCGTTCATCCTGCTTAACCTCGCCTTCAGCTTGCAAGCGGCCTATGCCGCCCCGCTGATCCTGCTCGCGCAAACGCGCCAGGCTGCCCGCGACAAAGCCCAGTCCGATGCGGACGCCCGGCACCGTGAAGCACTGGCCGTGGCCAACTCAGAACGGCAAGCCGCCGCGGCTCAAACCACAGAGCAAATCATGGCGCTGCTGGAGCAAAACACCCGACTGACGGAAATGACCAAGCAACTAACCGAGCGGATAGAAAGCCTGACCACAGAAATGCACCAGCATTTTGTCCGCAAAGCGCCCTAGGGTCCGTTGCCGTTTGGTTGTGGCCGCGCCGATAGACCATGGGGCGCAGGGCAAGGCGCGAGCAGCGTTGTTGGGTTGTTCCAAATAAGCTGCGAGCAACGCCGCCCTGCGCCACATGGGCTATCGGTCCTTCGGGTCGCGTGTCACAACCAAACGGCAACAGACCCTAGTTGACGCAGCGACGCACAGCCGAAATTTCAGGCACGTCCTGACGCCGCATGTACACGCGCAAGGGTTCGGTAATGTTCAGGCGGTCATCGATATTTTGATCCAGCAGCAACTGGATCAACTCGCGCTTGAGGGTCATGGTGTCTGCGGCACCGGCCTGCCAGACAAACTCGCTGGTGGGCGTGATGTTGTCGTCAGCAACATCCATCCCGAAAGAATCTTCACTAAAACGAACAATGTGCTGGCCTGTCTTACGATTGAAACCAACAAAGCCGTTAAGTAGGTCGGCGGCCTGGCAGATGAGTTGCGAAGTGATGCGCATGGTAAACCTCACTGACGAGCCCAAAGGCTCTGGAACAATGGTTTACACGCAAGGATTAACGCTTGTCCCTCTGCCGGGGACGTTGATGTCGCCAAGAGTACTGCACATCTACACGAAAGATCGCTAAAAAAGTGCGACGTATGCCCACACCGGGTTTTCGATAGCCTGCGAGGCTGCCGATTGCCAACAAACACCCACTTTTTATGACCGAAAGGAACTCAACCAATGCCTGACACCTTTGGCAAAAGCGTTTTGCTATTGAGCCTGCTTCTGGGCATGAGCGGCGCGCAGGCCGCCAGCGAGGCGAAACTGGCCAATGCCCATGGCATCCCTCACCCGGCAGTCATTGCCCATCGCGGCGCATCCTTCGACGCCCCGGAGTCAACGGCAGCCGCCTACACCCTGGCCCGTGACCTGGGCGCCGACTATCTGGAAATGGACCTGCAGCGCAGCAAGGACGGTGTTCTGTTTGCGCTGCACGACAACAGCCTGTTGCGCACCACCGACGTGGCCAAAAAATTCCCGGAGCGCAAGAACAGCCCCGCCAGCGCCTTCACCCTGGCCGAGCTGAAAACCCTGGATGCCGGCAGCTGGTTCAACCAGACGTACCCGGATCGTGCACGGCCGTCCTACGTTGGGCTGCCGATTCTGACCCTGGATGAAATCATCGACATCGCCCAGGCCAACCCGCAGCACAAACCCGGCCTGTATATCGAAACCAAAGAACCCGGGCAGTTTCCCGGCATCGAACACGACCTGAAAAACAAACTGAGCGAGCGCGGCTGGCTTGAGCCTGTGGCCGGGCTGAACGGACAGCCGCAGGTGGGCCAGGGCAAGGGCCGGGTCATCTTGCAGACCTTTGAGAAAAACAGCCTTGGGCTGCTGCAAAAAGAAATGCCCGACACGCCGAAAATCCTGCTGTTGTGGGTCGGTGAAGGCGCTATAACGCCAAATACCCCACTCAGTTTTGCCGACTCGGGCGAGAAGGACAAAGCCGCCTACTACGCGAGGCTTCAGCCCAAGGACCAGGCCGCGTTCATGCAATGGATCGACTTTGCCAAGGCCAACGGCGCCATGGGTACAGGCCCTTCGGCAGCCTTGGCCGACGGCGGCGACCAGAGCTATTTCGACCTGATCAAGCCATGGATGAACAAGGCAACCCACGACAAGGGCATGCTGGTGCACGTCTACACCCTGGACGAACCGGTGGACTTCAAGAAGGCAATGGAGGCTGGCGTCGACGGCATTTTCACTAACCGCGCCAGCGAACTGCTCAAGTACTACCAGCGCCCGGCGTCACACACGGTCCCCCAACTGCTGGAGAGCAACGGTTATTAATGACTGCGCGGGGGACAGGGCGAAAATTAAGGATGAATTAAGTTGCGACGGTTAATCTGGCCCCACTTAAACAGATCAACCCTAAGGGACTAAACATGAAAGCACTTAATCTTGTATTCGCCACTGTTGCCCTGACACTGACTGCTGGCCTGGCCCAGGCTGATGTTCGCCCTGACCATATTCCAGACCTGCTCAAATCAGGTGAAATCACTTCATTTGAAAAGTTGAATCAAGCCGCGCTGGCCAAACACCCTGGCGCAACCATTCTCGACACCGAGCTTGATCACTCCTACGGCAAACTGGTTTATGAAGTTGAATTGCGTGACACCAAAGGCGTCAAGTGGGATGTCGGTATCGACGCTAAAACTGCCGAAGTCCTGCAGGACAAACAAGATACTTAAGTAAGTAGATTTAATTAAAAGGCCGCACCACTCACCCTGAGTGGTGCGGCCTTTTCATGTGGGCGCTCGCCTGAATAGCTTATACATGACATATGAATTCGTGCTGCCCGCAATGGTTGTGGCTAGAATTAGCTTTTTGAACCAGAGCACCTCCCATG
This genomic stretch from Pseudomonas deceptionensis harbors:
- a CDS encoding DUF2790 domain-containing protein → MKALLVLALSSVCLTALADEVNTQVPRQQPAVEQYSYSSELDIAKVISMSEIPSVCEVVPAQMVYEDSQGMQHTLEYRVMGNGCSNG
- a CDS encoding sodium:calcium antiporter — its product is MLLTLVLFFLSAITIYLSCEYFVNGIEWCGRHMNLGATAVGTVLAAFGTALPETAVTFTAVVFGSTPEQKDIGVGAAMGGPLVLATVAYGVVGFALWMNRRKLNRGDSVIRVDHKGLAKDQLAFLAVFVVKVGLGLVAFAIKPWLGILFLATYGLYVWREIVSADTAPEEEELEPLKLRPKNASMGWAGLQTVIALCVIGAASHVFVSQLESIGILFGLSPHMVALLLSPVATELPEIMNALIWVRQGKERLALANISGAMMIQATIPSSLGLFFTPWMLDTPLLIAGAITALAVLMLWLLFRRGNVEAKSLMAIALLYCGFAGYVAWHFMH
- a CDS encoding helix-turn-helix domain-containing protein — protein: MPHSAMRSTFERIVINQFTPLHCAQAREMLGWSLDCLSEQSGVSVPAIERFEAKEPVRDVTRLALAYSLEAQGLVFFPGFSPGRGGNVRGTTPDPMGREDFALIE
- a CDS encoding ribonucleotide-diphosphate reductase subunit beta, producing the protein MLSWDEFDKEDEGEVAVKGANAGHATEANMDRLDAAGGVAAQEARAVTATDSAAIIRAKAALDDLDVAEGLAELEGASARVAVDEKMMINCRADLNQLVPFKYDWAWQKYLDGCANHWMPQEVNMTADIALWKNPEGLTDDERRIVMRNLGFFSTADSLVANNLVLAVYRLITNPECRQYILRQAFEEAIHTHAYQYCIESLAMDEGEIFNMYHEIPSVAKKATWGLKYTRSISDPKFETGTVETDKELLRNLIAYYCVLEGIFFYCGFTQILSMGRRNKMTGVAEQFQYILRDESMHLNFGIDVINQIKIENPHLWDAEMKEEASQMILQGTQLEIEYARDTMPRGVLGMNAAMMEDYLKFIANRRLSQIGLKEEYPGTTNPFPWMSEIMDLKKEKNFFETRVIEYQTGGALSWD
- a CDS encoding MBL fold metallo-hydrolase — its product is MALDSRSAERPKPAERYQGAFRNDGARPSSSLGKTLGIFWKMLFQKPASTRPTGVVPVKSVTREQLDAAPDFSVYRLGHSTLLLKLNGKYWLTDPVYAERASPLQWVGPKRFHAPPISLDELPPLEAVILSHNHYDHLDQKTVLQLAAKTQHFLAPLGVGDLLIKWGVEAGKVQQLEWWQDTHVAGIRFIATPSQHFSGRGLFDHNQTLWASWVMIIDEVRIFFSGDSGYFDGFKLIGEQFGPFDLTLMETGAYNVDWPHVHMQPEHSLQAHIDLNGRWLMPIHNGTFDLAFHAWSEPFDRIVALAEQRNVLITTPQMGEAFNLAQPHKGRAWWLEVQASGQ
- a CDS encoding heme utilization protein, with translation MKRSLIMALSLSVLASAAFAADGYDRTHSAGFAEDGYDSTRSAAFAEDGYDSTRSATFAEDGYDSTRSATFAEDGYDSTRSATFAEDGYDSTRSATFAEDGYDSTRSATFAEDGYDRTNGHRLS
- a CDS encoding ABC transporter substrate-binding protein encodes the protein MKKLVLLGALALSVLSVQAFAADKPLKIGIEAAYPPFASKAPDGSIVGFDYDIGNALCEQMQVKCVWVEQEFDGLIPALKVRKIDAILSSMSITDDRKKSVDFTNKYYLTPARLVMKEGTVVGDNLDELKGKKIGVQRGSIHDRFAKEVLAPKGAVVVPYGSQNEIYLDVEAGRLDGTVADATLLEDGFLKTPAGKGYAFAGPAFTDVKYFGDGVGIAVRKGDALKDKINTAITAIRENGKYKQIQDKYFNFDIYGQ
- the acs gene encoding acetate--CoA ligase; the encoded protein is MSAASLYPVRPEVAANTLTDEATYKAMYQQSVVNPDGFWREQAKRLDWIKPFTTVKQTSFDDHHVDIKWFADGTLNVSYNCLDRHLAERGDQVAIIWEGDDPSEQRNITYRELHEEVCKLANALRGQDVHRGDVVTIYMPMVPEAVVAMLACTRIGAIHSVVFGGFSPEALAGRIIDCKSKVVITADEGLRGGKRTPLKANVDVALTNPDTSSVQKIIVFKRTGGDIAWYKHRDIWYHDLMAVASKHCAPKEMGAEEALFILYTSGSTGKPKGVQHTTGGYLLYAALTHERVFDYRPGEVYWCTADVGWVTGHTYIVYGPLANGATTLLFEGVPNYPDITRVSKIVDKHKVNILYTAPTAIRAMMAEGQAAVKDADGSSLRLLGSVGEPINPEAWNWYYTTVGKERCPIVDTWWQTETGACMMSPLPGAHALKPGSAARPFFGVVPGLVDNLGNLIEGAAEGNLVILDSWPGQARTLYGDHDRFVDTYFKTFRGMYFTGDGARRDEDGYYWITGRVDDVLNVSGHRMGTAEIESAMVAHPKVAEAAVVGVPHDIKGQGIYVYVTLNGGEEPSEALRLELKNWVRKEIGPIASPDVIQWAPGLPKTRSGKIMRRILRKIATGEYDGLGDISTLADPGVVQHLIETHKSMQGA